One segment of Clostridium botulinum DNA contains the following:
- a CDS encoding stalk domain-containing protein: MKITKRVLGSAIALTVIMGVPQYVSANVLTTENNLVTTANQEVFNMPKFSTAWGSVKEKGDKQIHIENSSNINNDMILNISDETKIIDAVSGLPVAINDIDINDDIYAYTSPIMTMSLPPITNAELVIVNIPQDFKVPNYIEVQNIVKNDDGSVTVTSDDGLLQATLDKDTNMSPYLTRNIVTTDNIEVGSKLVLWTKYDANGVQTLQLPEKVNVEKCMIMPYEYSGVVQASAGKLNINGEDVSFEYSEAPFMEGETLMLPLNLVSEKLGYEVKPFNKTTMLNITKEGSKTYTVAIDSEMLETEDTGHYLSNKTMVKNNTIFVSSELFNLAENAKVVVE, from the coding sequence ATGAAAATAACGAAAAGAGTTTTAGGAAGTGCTATAGCATTGACAGTAATTATGGGAGTGCCACAATATGTATCTGCCAATGTACTAACTACAGAAAATAATTTGGTAACAACAGCAAATCAAGAAGTATTTAATATGCCAAAATTCTCAACAGCATGGGGTAGTGTAAAGGAGAAGGGTGATAAGCAAATTCATATTGAAAATTCAAGTAACATAAATAATGATATGATATTAAATATATCTGATGAAACTAAGATAATAGATGCAGTTAGTGGATTACCAGTTGCCATTAATGATATAGATATAAATGATGATATTTATGCATATACTAGCCCAATAATGACAATGAGTTTACCACCAATTACAAATGCAGAACTTGTTATTGTTAACATTCCACAAGATTTTAAAGTACCTAATTATATTGAAGTTCAAAATATAGTTAAAAATGATGATGGAAGTGTAACTGTTACAAGTGATGATGGTTTATTACAAGCAACTTTAGATAAAGATACTAATATGTCACCATATTTAACAAGAAATATTGTAACTACTGATAATATAGAAGTAGGATCAAAATTAGTTTTATGGACAAAGTATGATGCAAATGGAGTACAAACTCTACAACTTCCAGAAAAGGTTAATGTAGAAAAATGCATGATAATGCCTTATGAATATAGTGGAGTAGTACAAGCTTCTGCAGGTAAATTAAATATTAATGGAGAAGATGTTAGTTTTGAATATAGTGAAGCTCCATTTATGGAAGGTGAAACATTAATGCTTCCATTAAATTTAGTTTCAGAAAAACTTGGATATGAAGTTAAGCCTTTTAATAAAACAACTATGCTTAACATTACAAAAGAAGGTTCTAAAACTTATACTGTAGCTATTGATAGCGAGATGTTAGAAACAGAAGATACTGGGCATTATTTAAGTAATAAAACAATGGTAAAAAATAATACTATATTTGTAAGCTCAGAATTATTTAACTTAGCTGAAAATGCTAAGGTAGTAGTAGAATAG
- a CDS encoding aspartyl-phosphate phosphatase Spo0E family protein, whose amino-acid sequence MLKEMNNKILKLRQALQELIAKEDNLLDPKVIAASQELDEALNDYNKLLKELNK is encoded by the coding sequence ATGCTTAAAGAAATGAATAACAAGATTTTAAAGTTAAGACAAGCATTGCAAGAACTAATTGCTAAAGAAGACAATTTACTAGATCCAAAAGTTATTGCAGCTAGTCAAGAGCTTGATGAAGCTCTAAATGATTACAACAAGTTACTAAAAGAACTAAACAAATAG
- a CDS encoding EcsC family protein yields MRKIVSKKEKVLIKQLKLIDKKEDKLLIDRKESFLNKKISPYKSKLEEKIPDKLQNTLQAAFEKGFNVVFKKGIKIIEKSFDKDKINEDFNINDYAVNIQTNKKNIKNIDKKTNSKVLLNKSISVLEGGILGVLGIGLPDIPIFIGVILKTIYEISLGYGFSYDNDDEKIYILNIICSAMTTGEEKRIYLNEIDKIAEQIDKGIKVERNIDELIKETSNKMAISMLTSKFIQGLPIVGVVGSVTNYKTIKDISKIAKVKYKKRYLIKLK; encoded by the coding sequence ATGAGAAAAATTGTATCCAAAAAAGAAAAAGTTTTAATAAAGCAATTAAAATTAATTGATAAAAAAGAAGATAAGCTATTGATAGATCGGAAAGAAAGCTTTTTGAATAAAAAAATATCACCATATAAAAGCAAATTAGAAGAAAAAATACCGGATAAGCTTCAAAATACATTGCAAGCAGCATTTGAAAAAGGTTTTAATGTTGTTTTTAAAAAAGGTATTAAGATAATTGAAAAGAGTTTTGATAAAGATAAAATAAATGAAGATTTTAACATAAATGACTACGCAGTTAATATTCAAACTAATAAGAAAAATATAAAAAATATTGATAAAAAAACAAATAGCAAAGTACTATTAAATAAATCAATAAGCGTATTGGAAGGAGGAATATTGGGAGTTTTGGGGATAGGGTTACCTGATATTCCAATATTTATAGGCGTTATACTTAAAACTATTTATGAAATAAGTTTGGGATATGGCTTTTCTTACGATAATGATGATGAAAAAATATATATTTTAAATATCATTTGTAGTGCTATGACTACAGGAGAAGAAAAAAGAATTTATCTCAATGAGATTGATAAAATAGCAGAACAAATAGATAAGGGAATTAAGGTAGAACGCAATATAGATGAATTAATTAAGGAAACATCTAACAAAATGGCGATTTCAATGTTAACAAGTAAATTTATACAGGGATTACCTATAGTTGGAGTTGTGGGCAGTGTTACTAATTATAAAACAATAAAAGACATAAGTAAAATTGCTAAAGTGAAATATAAAAAGCGATATTTGATAAAACTTAAATAG
- a CDS encoding GNAT family N-acetyltransferase, translating into MEFKKSTEEDISNIMRIINDAQIYFKEQKINQWQNDYPNIETIKEDIKNDYSYVFLMDKQIVATVALSFDGEKTYDIIYDGKWISNNKYAVIHRMAVNNSCKGNGIASKILENTEKICLEKGVHSIKIDTHVENKAMQNLLKKNNFHYCGIIYLEDNSKRVAFEKII; encoded by the coding sequence ATGGAGTTTAAGAAATCAACTGAAGAAGATATAAGTAATATAATGAGAATTATTAATGACGCACAAATATATTTTAAAGAACAAAAAATAAATCAATGGCAAAATGATTATCCTAATATAGAGACTATAAAAGAAGACATTAAAAATGATTATTCATATGTATTTTTAATGGATAAACAAATTGTTGCAACAGTAGCACTTTCTTTCGATGGAGAAAAAACATATGATATAATTTATGATGGTAAATGGATAAGCAATAATAAATATGCAGTGATTCATAGAATGGCTGTAAATAACAGCTGTAAAGGCAATGGAATAGCCTCTAAAATTCTTGAAAATACAGAAAAAATTTGTTTAGAAAAAGGTGTACATAGTATAAAAATAGATACACATGTAGAAAATAAGGCTATGCAAAATTTACTTAAAAAAAATAATTTTCACTATTGCGGTATAATATATTTAGAGGATAACAGTAAAAGAGTAGCTTTTGAAAAAATAATATAG
- a CDS encoding EamA family transporter, whose translation MNLLKSSLFVFLGACCYGVLSTLVKLAYNDGFVFKDVVMSQFLFGWLIMLIIMLISSRKTITIKQFVSLALIGISTCATTVFYYLSLESIPASFAVVLLFQFTWIGVLIESIVDKKFPSKIKILSIIILFVGTILASGVINSNDFKWSFSGILFGLMAALSYSLFVFFSGRVETQIPSVNRSFCVTTGALLVAFAICPNYFSNGCLSQGIWKYGIILGIFGAVLPVLFFAIGTPKLSTGLSTILGAGELPVAIIASIVILKEEVSMIKWVGVIIILIGVALPQLINLKNNNSIKFYKEPDTNLS comes from the coding sequence ATGAATTTATTAAAAAGTTCTTTATTTGTATTCTTAGGCGCTTGTTGTTATGGAGTGCTATCAACATTAGTAAAATTAGCATATAATGATGGGTTTGTATTTAAAGATGTTGTTATGAGTCAATTTTTATTTGGATGGTTAATTATGTTAATCATAATGTTAATCTCATCTAGAAAAACTATTACTATAAAACAGTTCGTTTCACTAGCATTAATCGGAATAAGTACATGTGCAACAACTGTTTTTTATTACTTATCTCTTGAAAGTATTCCAGCATCATTTGCTGTTGTACTATTATTTCAATTTACATGGATTGGAGTATTAATTGAATCAATAGTAGATAAGAAATTTCCATCAAAAATAAAAATATTATCTATTATAATATTATTTGTTGGAACTATATTAGCTAGCGGAGTAATTAATAGTAATGACTTTAAGTGGAGCTTTAGTGGAATATTATTTGGACTTATGGCAGCGCTTTCATATTCACTATTTGTATTTTTTAGTGGAAGAGTGGAAACTCAAATACCTTCAGTTAATAGAAGCTTTTGTGTAACAACAGGAGCATTATTAGTTGCCTTTGCTATTTGTCCAAACTATTTCTCTAATGGATGTTTATCACAAGGAATATGGAAATATGGAATTATATTAGGCATATTTGGTGCTGTATTACCAGTACTGTTCTTTGCTATAGGAACACCTAAATTAAGTACAGGCCTATCAACTATTCTTGGAGCAGGAGAATTGCCAGTAGCTATTATAGCGTCTATTGTTATTCTAAAAGAAGAGGTTTCTATGATAAAGTGGGTAGGAGTTATTATAATTTTAATTGGAGTTGCATTACCACAGTTAATAAATCTAAAAAACAATAATTCAATAAAATTTTACAAAGAACCTGATACTAACTTATCATAA
- the lepB gene encoding signal peptidase I: MEEIKKETISNKIIFLKDWLIPILIALILGILINKFMFFSVFVPTGSMIPTINEDNKALVTRVNNLSSITRGDIIVFQSDELNLTLVKRLIGLPGDKIKIQNGVVFINGEELVEDYVKNKDYSYSGEFDIPEGKYFFLGDNRPDSNDARLWKNPYIDGSDIKGKFKFIFYPFEDFGFAK, encoded by the coding sequence GTGGAAGAAATAAAAAAAGAAACTATATCAAATAAAATTATTTTTTTAAAAGATTGGCTTATACCTATACTTATCGCACTTATACTCGGAATTTTAATAAATAAATTTATGTTTTTTAGTGTTTTTGTTCCCACTGGCTCTATGATTCCAACTATAAATGAAGATAACAAAGCACTTGTAACTAGAGTTAATAATCTATCTAGTATTACAAGGGGAGATATAATAGTATTTCAATCTGATGAGCTTAATTTAACATTAGTAAAAAGGTTAATTGGTTTGCCTGGTGATAAAATAAAAATTCAAAATGGAGTTGTATTTATTAATGGCGAAGAGTTAGTTGAAGATTATGTAAAGAATAAAGATTATTCTTATTCTGGTGAGTTTGATATTCCTGAGGGTAAGTATTTCTTTTTAGGTGATAATCGTCCTGATTCCAATGATGCTAGACTTTGGAAAAACCCTTATATTGATGGTTCTGATATAAAAGGAAAATTCAAATTTATTTTCTATCCATTTGAAGATTTTGGATTTGCAAAATAA
- a CDS encoding oleate hydratase encodes MGKKMKKNNNVNILLTLGAITGVATVATLGLNKAKNKAKNKIFTQSFEYINNDDKQVYFVGGGLASLAGAAYLIRDCNFKGENIHIIEGMKILGGSNDGGGNPTNGFICRGGRMLNEETYENFWELFSSIPSLEFPGKSVTEEILNFDHLHPTHAQARLVDKDGVIQDVKSMGFNNVDRLALGKLMATPEEKLDDMTIEEWFQHTPHFFETNFWYMWQTTFAFQKWSSLFEFKRYMERMIFEFSRIETLEGVTRTTYNQYESVIMPLKSYLEGFGVDFSINATVTDLDFKEGEKITVTAIHIKDSEGEKTIELKDDDVCIMTNGCMTDNATLGDYNTPAEYKPDSPMSSELWEKVAKKKIGLGNPEPFFKHPEQTNWESFTVTCKGNKLLKLIERFSGNIPGSGALMTFKDSSWLMSIVVAAQPHFKNQPLDTTIFWGYGLYTDREGDYVKKPMRDCTGEEILIELLHHLHFEDEFDEIKESIVNVIPCMMPYIDSQFQPRKMSDRPKVVPDGSTNFAMISQFVEIPEDMVFTEEYSVRAARIAVYTLFNIKHKKICPVTQYKKNPKILKQALKKSYS; translated from the coding sequence ATGGGTAAGAAGATGAAAAAAAATAATAATGTCAATATATTACTTACTTTAGGTGCAATAACAGGAGTAGCAACAGTAGCAACTTTAGGTCTAAATAAAGCTAAAAATAAAGCTAAAAATAAAATTTTTACACAATCATTTGAATATATTAACAATGATGACAAACAAGTATACTTCGTAGGTGGTGGATTGGCTTCATTAGCTGGTGCAGCTTATCTTATAAGGGATTGCAATTTTAAAGGTGAAAACATTCATATTATAGAAGGTATGAAAATACTTGGAGGTAGCAATGACGGTGGTGGTAATCCAACTAATGGATTTATATGCCGTGGTGGAAGAATGCTCAATGAAGAAACATATGAAAACTTCTGGGAACTATTTTCTAGTATTCCATCCTTAGAGTTTCCAGGAAAAAGCGTTACTGAGGAAATTTTAAATTTTGATCATTTACATCCTACACATGCGCAAGCTAGATTAGTTGATAAAGATGGTGTAATACAAGATGTAAAAAGTATGGGATTTAATAATGTAGATCGATTAGCACTTGGAAAACTAATGGCAACTCCTGAGGAAAAGCTAGATGATATGACTATTGAAGAATGGTTTCAACATACACCACATTTTTTTGAAACTAATTTTTGGTATATGTGGCAAACAACATTTGCATTCCAAAAGTGGTCTAGTTTATTTGAATTTAAACGCTATATGGAACGTATGATATTTGAATTTTCACGTATTGAAACTTTAGAAGGAGTAACTCGTACAACATATAATCAATATGAATCAGTTATTATGCCATTAAAGTCTTATCTAGAGGGATTTGGAGTAGATTTTAGTATTAATGCAACTGTAACAGATTTAGATTTCAAAGAAGGAGAAAAAATTACAGTTACAGCAATACACATAAAAGATTCTGAAGGAGAAAAAACCATTGAATTAAAAGATGATGATGTATGCATTATGACTAATGGATGTATGACTGATAATGCAACATTAGGGGATTATAATACGCCAGCAGAATATAAACCTGATAGCCCAATGTCAAGTGAACTTTGGGAAAAGGTAGCTAAAAAGAAGATTGGCCTTGGAAATCCAGAACCATTTTTTAAACACCCAGAGCAAACAAATTGGGAAAGCTTTACTGTAACTTGTAAAGGCAATAAATTATTAAAGCTTATAGAACGTTTTTCAGGAAATATTCCTGGCAGTGGAGCACTAATGACTTTTAAAGACTCAAGTTGGTTAATGAGCATAGTTGTAGCTGCTCAACCACACTTTAAAAATCAACCACTAGATACTACTATTTTCTGGGGCTATGGATTATATACTGACAGAGAAGGGGATTATGTAAAGAAGCCTATGCGTGATTGTACTGGAGAAGAAATTTTAATAGAATTATTACATCATTTGCACTTTGAAGATGAATTTGATGAGATAAAAGAATCTATAGTTAATGTTATTCCATGCATGATGCCATATATAGATTCACAATTCCAACCACGTAAGATGAGTGATCGTCCTAAAGTTGTTCCAGATGGATCAACAAATTTTGCAATGATTAGCCAATTTGTTGAAATTCCAGAAGATATGGTATTTACAGAAGAGTATTCTGTACGTGCAGCTAGGATTGCAGTATATACTTTATTTAATATAAAGCATAAAAAAATTTGTCCTGTAACACAATATAAAAAGAATCCTAAGATATTAAAGCAAGCGTTAAAAAAGTCTTATAGTTAA
- a CDS encoding serine hydrolase, with protein MRILKDYFVTFLILTVLIITLFFCIYYFPQQSEDIVQAKSIESNENYDDDNSHSSDTENIESVNPIEPTKLITGIKINEDLFKSTSNDNERLKILNDSRYNLEDRILGYLGSDIERVGFIYYDLNSNKYMELNKNNTFVAASTYKVKLNVLTYEKNKTDKNLLTKKLEYKDSDYEEGTGILQNLCDIPPTPISELLDLSIINSDNIATNMIGSYFGGHDQVRKEINEMFNISIPYNENITTPETEFRILKHIYDNRNDANYAHLIKVLKSTDYHDRIDKYLPHDIVAHKVGSSNEYIHDISIIFPDNPYIFIIYTKDIENAEEKIAQISKTVYNYQVNNRVIN; from the coding sequence ATGAGGATTTTAAAGGATTATTTTGTAACATTTTTAATTTTAACTGTATTAATTATCACATTGTTTTTTTGTATTTATTATTTTCCACAACAATCCGAGGATATAGTACAAGCTAAAAGCATTGAATCAAATGAAAATTATGATGATGATAATTCTCATAGCTCCGATACAGAAAATATTGAAAGTGTTAACCCAATTGAACCTACAAAGCTGATTACAGGAATTAAAATAAATGAAGACCTATTTAAATCAACATCAAATGATAATGAAAGATTGAAAATTTTAAATGACAGTAGATATAATCTCGAAGATAGAATACTTGGTTATTTAGGATCAGATATTGAGCGTGTTGGATTTATATACTATGATTTAAACTCTAATAAATATATGGAACTTAATAAAAATAATACTTTTGTTGCTGCAAGTACTTATAAAGTTAAATTAAATGTATTAACATATGAAAAAAATAAGACAGACAAAAATTTACTTACTAAAAAATTAGAATATAAAGATTCTGATTACGAAGAAGGGACAGGCATACTTCAAAATTTATGTGATATTCCACCTACTCCTATTAGTGAATTATTAGATTTATCTATAATTAATTCTGATAATATCGCTACTAATATGATTGGTTCATATTTTGGTGGCCATGATCAAGTTCGAAAAGAAATTAATGAAATGTTTAATATTTCAATTCCATATAATGAAAATATAACTACTCCAGAAACTGAATTTAGAATTTTAAAACATATTTATGATAATAGAAATGATGCAAATTACGCACACTTAATCAAGGTTTTAAAATCTACTGATTATCATGATAGAATAGATAAATATCTACCACATGATATAGTGGCTCATAAAGTAGGCTCTAGCAATGAATATATACATGATATATCAATAATTTTTCCAGACAACCCTTACATATTTATAATTTACACAAAAGACATAGAAAATGCTGAAGAAAAAATAGCTCAAATTTCAAAAACAGTTTACAATTATCAAGTTAATAACCGTGTAATAAATTAA
- a CDS encoding ABC transporter permease, with translation MFIKENIMLAIAGIKSNKMRSILTMLGIIIGISSVIGIVSIGNAITSSLTSTLASNGATNIDVSISPKSEGEDEMGYDPSAWDKMTEEDCFSLEQIDGFKERFSNDIDSISVSEHGGSGKAKEGYSYANVSTIGVNDGYKDAQNIKLLRGRFISEKDVKGKRKLAVVSDKFVNNMFKNDTNPLGKEIKVYAGDDIKSYVIVGVYKFEASPFDGGSRSSEKDMQTNLYIPVTTATESAKNKNFSYFTVKPKANADIMKLTNDFSKYFKNLYKNNKNWTVQVRNMESALAEMTSTLGKVSLAISVIGAISLLVGGIGVMNIMLVSVTERTKEIGTRKALGAKSSHIKMQFIVESAIICAIGGTIGIVLGIGMGIITSLVLKSPVVISVPTILISFTFSMFIGVFFGYYPANKAAKLDPIEALRYE, from the coding sequence ATGTTTATAAAAGAAAATATAATGCTTGCTATAGCTGGAATCAAATCAAACAAGATGCGTTCTATTCTTACGATGCTTGGAATAATTATTGGAATTTCTTCTGTTATAGGAATAGTATCAATTGGTAATGCAATAACTTCATCTTTAACAAGCACATTAGCTAGCAATGGAGCAACAAATATAGATGTTTCCATCTCTCCTAAGAGTGAAGGAGAAGATGAAATGGGCTATGATCCAAGTGCATGGGATAAAATGACAGAAGAAGATTGCTTTTCGTTAGAACAGATTGATGGATTTAAGGAAAGATTTAGCAATGACATTGATAGTATAAGTGTATCTGAACATGGCGGATCAGGAAAAGCAAAAGAAGGATATTCATATGCTAATGTAAGTACTATAGGTGTAAATGACGGATATAAAGATGCTCAGAATATAAAACTTTTAAGGGGTAGATTTATAAGTGAAAAAGATGTTAAAGGTAAAAGAAAACTTGCAGTTGTATCTGATAAATTTGTAAATAATATGTTTAAAAATGATACTAACCCATTAGGAAAAGAAATTAAAGTTTATGCGGGGGATGATATTAAAAGTTATGTAATTGTAGGTGTATATAAATTTGAAGCATCACCTTTTGATGGAGGAAGTAGATCATCGGAAAAAGATATGCAAACTAATTTATATATTCCAGTAACGACAGCTACAGAATCTGCTAAGAACAAGAATTTCTCATATTTCACTGTAAAGCCAAAAGCAAATGCTGATATAATGAAATTAACAAATGATTTTAGTAAATATTTTAAAAATCTATATAAAAATAATAAAAACTGGACAGTTCAGGTTCGTAATATGGAGAGTGCTCTAGCAGAAATGACTTCAACCCTTGGAAAGGTATCATTAGCTATTTCTGTTATAGGAGCTATATCATTGCTCGTAGGTGGTATAGGAGTAATGAACATAATGCTTGTATCTGTTACTGAAAGAACTAAAGAAATAGGTACTAGAAAAGCATTAGGTGCTAAGAGTTCCCATATTAAAATGCAATTTATAGTGGAATCAGCTATAATATGTGCAATAGGTGGAACAATAGGAATAGTGTTAGGTATAGGGATGGGAATTATTACATCTTTAGTTTTAAAATCGCCAGTTGTTATATCTGTTCCTACAATATTAATTAGTTTTACATTTTCTATGTTTATTGGAGTGTTCTTTGGATATTATCCAGCTAATAAAGCTGCGAAACTTGATCCAATTGAGGCACTAAGATATGAATAG
- a CDS encoding ABC transporter ATP-binding protein, whose product MTNNIIEMNNIVKSFYIGTENQLDILKNIDINVKKGEFISIVGASGSGKSTLMNIIGALDRPTSGTYILDSTNINDISDNGLSEIRNKKIGFVFQTFNLIPRSSALKNVELPMLYAGVDKKVRIERAKKLLELVGMEDRINHLPNELSGGQKQRVAIARALVNDPSIILADEPTGALDSETGRLVMDLFHKVHETEGKTIVFITHNYELALETERIITLKDGKIISDDYNKNYSKKFPDGEKLCL is encoded by the coding sequence TTGACCAATAATATAATTGAAATGAATAATATTGTAAAGAGCTTCTATATAGGAACTGAGAATCAATTAGATATTTTAAAAAACATTGATATAAATGTAAAAAAAGGCGAATTTATATCAATAGTAGGGGCTTCTGGATCTGGTAAAAGTACTTTAATGAACATTATAGGAGCTTTGGACAGACCTACATCTGGAACTTATATATTAGATAGTACTAATATAAATGATATATCAGACAATGGATTATCAGAAATACGTAATAAAAAAATAGGTTTTGTATTTCAAACATTTAATTTAATACCAAGAAGTAGTGCACTTAAAAATGTTGAGTTACCAATGCTTTATGCAGGAGTAGATAAAAAAGTCAGAATAGAACGTGCTAAAAAACTTTTAGAGCTTGTAGGAATGGAAGATAGAATTAATCATCTTCCAAATGAGCTTTCTGGTGGTCAGAAGCAAAGAGTAGCAATAGCTAGGGCTTTAGTCAATGATCCAAGTATAATACTTGCTGATGAACCTACAGGAGCATTAGATTCAGAAACTGGAAGATTAGTTATGGATTTATTTCATAAAGTACATGAAACAGAAGGAAAGACTATTGTATTTATAACTCATAATTATGAATTGGCATTAGAAACTGAAAGAATTATAACGTTGAAGGATGGAAAGATAATATCTGATGACTATAATAAGAATTATTCTAAGAAATTTCCAGATGGTGAAAAGTTATGTTTATAA
- a CDS encoding HlyD family secretion protein: protein MNKIEIKNLSPKNIISKVKNSKKRMSKKKMVMLVVAILVIVGIGFKMFSSKAPNMQAQNTILNKTNIVNSINVLGEVKSENSTNVYTNSGNIVKEVKVKVGDEVKTGDVLAILDTEKLKEEIEQLTETLSASEANGKLDLDSKKRAYDNIVYINENNLNTDLINANSMLETAKMTLEDAERLYQYNKTILGYGEISNQEFKKSENDYNKAKDDYNKANVELENSKLKIQEDLKNAQNSYESAKIAYENKSERVALENKKKELDECTIKAPVDGTITTVNATVGNPSTGTLFKIEDLNNLIIKASIKEVDIANIKVGQKTIIKTDATDDLELLGEISEISPTAKVDEPTVPTGNSTANSGDVIFEAKVKINEMNENIKIGMKAKLNIILEEKNDVYAIPHESIIENENGLSIYVAEAQEDNKYIIKEVAISKGMESDFNVEIYGDELQDGMKVLSEPSNYTVGSIVELGGGMAEPVGGEVIDQ from the coding sequence ATGAATAAAATAGAAATAAAAAATTTAAGTCCTAAAAACATTATTTCAAAAGTGAAAAATTCTAAAAAACGTATGAGTAAAAAAAAGATGGTTATGTTAGTTGTAGCTATTCTAGTTATTGTAGGAATTGGATTTAAGATGTTTTCATCTAAGGCTCCTAATATGCAAGCTCAAAATACTATTCTTAACAAAACTAATATTGTTAATAGTATTAACGTTTTAGGAGAAGTAAAAAGTGAAAATTCTACAAATGTTTATACAAATTCAGGGAATATAGTCAAAGAAGTTAAGGTTAAAGTTGGAGATGAAGTTAAGACTGGAGATGTCCTAGCTATATTAGATACTGAAAAATTAAAAGAGGAAATAGAGCAATTAACAGAGACTTTGAGTGCTTCTGAGGCGAATGGTAAGTTAGATCTTGATAGCAAAAAAAGAGCGTATGACAATATAGTTTACATAAATGAGAATAATCTTAATACAGATCTTATAAATGCAAACTCAATGTTAGAAACAGCCAAAATGACTTTAGAAGATGCAGAAAGATTATATCAATATAACAAGACAATTTTAGGCTATGGAGAGATATCTAATCAGGAATTTAAAAAATCAGAAAATGATTATAATAAAGCTAAAGATGATTATAACAAAGCTAATGTTGAGTTGGAAAATTCAAAACTAAAAATACAAGAAGATTTAAAAAATGCACAAAATAGCTATGAAAGCGCTAAAATAGCTTATGAAAATAAAAGTGAACGTGTTGCACTTGAAAATAAAAAGAAAGAATTAGATGAATGCACAATTAAAGCTCCAGTAGATGGAACTATCACTACTGTTAATGCAACTGTAGGAAATCCAAGCACAGGAACATTATTTAAAATAGAAGATTTAAACAATTTGATTATAAAAGCGTCTATCAAAGAAGTGGATATTGCTAATATAAAAGTTGGTCAAAAAACTATAATAAAAACAGATGCAACGGATGATTTAGAACTTTTAGGAGAAATAAGTGAAATAAGTCCTACAGCTAAAGTTGATGAACCTACTGTACCTACTGGCAATTCTACAGCTAATAGTGGAGATGTTATTTTTGAAGCTAAAGTAAAAATTAATGAGATGAATGAAAATATAAAGATAGGAATGAAAGCAAAATTAAATATTATTTTGGAAGAAAAAAATGATGTTTATGCAATTCCTCATGAGAGCATAATTGAAAATGAAAATGGTCTTAGTATATATGTAGCTGAAGCACAAGAAGATAATAAGTACATTATTAAAGAGGTGGCTATAAGCAAGGGAATGGAATCGGATTTTAATGTTGAAATCTATGGAGATGAACTACAAGATGGAATGAAAGTACTTTCTGAACCAAGCAATTATACTGTTGGAAGTATAGTTGAACTAGGTGGAGGAATGGCTGAGCCTGTTGGAGGTGAGGTTATTGACCAATAA